In the Colwellia sp. 20A7 genome, one interval contains:
- the pilB gene encoding type IV-A pilus assembly ATPase PilB: MKGNHQQSSVLSALSTEDLIPLTNVDNIISDFTGKNKPFIRYLVEDKKVDGKKIAAILSYKFGYPYIQLSNFDTTLVPEGVRNEKLIAKHNALPLFLRGKVLFVAMSDPTNLDALEEIQFNTGYSTELILTDELGLQACIEKVLEDESGSLNITDIDSNELSGIDTQEEQTEDDKVNTGEDDAPIVVFINKILLDAIKKGASDLHFEPYEKSFRIRFRIDGILTEIARPPVSLSSRMSARLKVMAKLDIAERRVPQDGRIKLSLSKKKSIDFRVSTLPTMWGEKIVMRILDSSSAMLGIDMLGYEPAQKKIYMEALEQPQGMILVTGPTGSGKTVSLYTGLNILNTAERNISTAEDPVEINLEGINQVQINNRAGLTFPSALRSFLRQDPDIVMVGEIRDLETAEIAIKAAQTGHLVLSTLHTNSAAETLTRLLNMGVPAYNVASSVTTIIAQRLARRLCSQCKTHEVLSETQLAEQGFPADKISEIKLFKPVGCDHCTGGYKGRVGIYEVIKISPKISSIIMEGGNSLDIAEQCQKEGYNNLRQSGLEKAMNGMTSLKEVNRVTSS; the protein is encoded by the coding sequence ATGAAAGGCAATCACCAACAATCCAGTGTGTTATCCGCTTTATCTACAGAGGATCTAATCCCGCTTACTAATGTCGATAATATTATTAGTGACTTTACGGGTAAAAATAAACCTTTTATTCGCTATTTAGTGGAAGATAAAAAGGTTGACGGGAAAAAAATTGCCGCTATTTTATCGTATAAATTTGGCTACCCTTATATACAGCTGAGTAATTTCGATACAACCCTAGTGCCTGAAGGTGTTCGTAATGAAAAGCTCATTGCTAAGCATAATGCCCTACCGTTATTTTTACGTGGCAAAGTGCTTTTTGTTGCCATGTCTGACCCGACCAACCTTGATGCCTTAGAAGAAATACAATTTAATACTGGCTATAGCACTGAACTGATATTAACTGATGAACTTGGCTTACAAGCTTGTATTGAAAAAGTACTAGAAGATGAAAGTGGCTCTCTTAATATTACTGATATTGATTCTAATGAACTATCAGGTATAGATACTCAAGAAGAGCAAACTGAAGATGACAAAGTTAATACCGGTGAAGATGATGCACCTATTGTTGTCTTTATTAATAAAATTTTATTAGATGCCATCAAAAAAGGGGCGTCTGATTTACACTTTGAACCTTATGAAAAATCTTTTCGTATTCGTTTTCGTATTGATGGCATTTTAACTGAAATCGCCCGTCCGCCAGTAAGCTTATCGTCACGTATGTCAGCGCGTTTAAAAGTGATGGCTAAACTTGATATCGCTGAGCGTAGAGTGCCACAAGATGGCAGAATAAAATTATCCCTTTCTAAGAAAAAATCCATCGATTTCCGAGTAAGTACCTTGCCCACAATGTGGGGTGAAAAAATAGTAATGCGTATTCTCGACTCTTCAAGTGCGATGCTCGGTATTGACATGTTAGGCTATGAGCCTGCACAGAAAAAAATCTATATGGAAGCATTAGAGCAGCCTCAAGGCATGATTTTAGTTACAGGCCCAACGGGCTCCGGTAAAACAGTTTCTTTATATACCGGCTTGAATATTCTTAATACTGCTGAACGTAATATTTCTACTGCAGAAGATCCCGTAGAAATTAATTTAGAAGGTATTAATCAAGTACAAATTAACAACCGAGCGGGACTAACTTTTCCAAGCGCATTACGTTCTTTTTTACGTCAAGATCCTGATATTGTCATGGTTGGTGAAATTCGAGACTTAGAAACAGCTGAAATAGCAATTAAAGCCGCCCAAACAGGTCATTTAGTATTATCTACCTTGCATACTAACTCTGCTGCTGAAACATTAACGCGTTTACTTAATATGGGCGTGCCTGCTTATAACGTTGCCAGTTCAGTAACAACTATTATTGCTCAGCGGCTAGCAAGGCGTTTATGCTCACAATGCAAAACGCACGAAGTGCTTTCAGAAACACAACTTGCTGAACAAGGCTTTCCTGCCGATAAGATAAGTGAAATTAAACTATTTAAACCTGTTGGTTGTGACCACTGTACGGGTGGTTATAAAGGCCGAGTGGGTATTTATGAAGTTATTAAAATTAGCCCTAAAATATCCTCAATTATTATGGAAGGTGGTAATTCATTAGATATTGCTGAGCAGTGTCAAAAAGAAGGTTATAATAATTTAAGGCAGTCAGGCTTAGAAAAAGCAATGAATGGTATGACTAGCCTTAAAGAAGTTAACCGCGTAACCAGTTCTTAG
- a CDS encoding transposase has product MSRLHRICPVNIPQHIIQRGNNHQICFASETDFVTYTAYLKKYANKFEVDIHAWVFMTNHVHLLCTPKKEGGISNMMQSLGRGYVRYFNNVYYRSGTLWEGRFKSCIIEDEGYLLQVYRYIELNPVRAKMVESPADYKWSSYCVNALGKKSTLCSPHFLYLQLHKNKEERLVAYKKLCSYGLAKKQLLEIRDNTNKNLAFGSQRFKLEIEKLTGRRMEAGKRGRPKAT; this is encoded by the coding sequence ATGTCTAGATTGCATCGTATTTGCCCTGTCAACATTCCACAACATATTATTCAACGTGGAAATAATCATCAAATTTGCTTTGCCAGTGAAACCGACTTTGTTACTTATACTGCTTATTTGAAAAAATATGCAAATAAATTTGAAGTAGATATTCATGCTTGGGTTTTTATGACAAATCATGTTCACCTGTTATGTACTCCTAAAAAAGAGGGAGGTATTAGTAATATGATGCAATCATTAGGTAGAGGTTATGTTCGTTACTTTAATAACGTTTACTATCGCTCTGGTACTTTATGGGAAGGCAGATTTAAATCTTGTATTATTGAAGATGAAGGTTACTTGTTGCAGGTATATCGCTATATTGAATTAAACCCTGTCAGAGCAAAAATGGTTGAATCGCCAGCGGATTATAAGTGGTCTAGTTATTGTGTAAATGCATTAGGTAAAAAATCAACACTTTGCTCGCCACATTTCTTGTATCTTCAATTACATAAAAATAAAGAAGAGCGGTTAGTTGCGTATAAAAAGTTATGTTCATATGGATTAGCAAAGAAGCAATTACTTGAAATTAGAGACAATACCAACAAAAACCTAGCATTTGGCAGTCAACGATTTAAATTAGAAATAGAAAAGCTCACGGGTAGACGAATGGAAGCAGGAAAAAGGGGAAGGCCAAAGGCTACATAG
- a CDS encoding prepilin-type N-terminal cleavage/methylation domain-containing protein, giving the protein MTNKAQKGFTLIELMIVVAIIGILAAVALPMYQTYTQKARFSEVTTAVGARVTQITVCVQTGRPDCSGPGSEGILADITAATATDNTATVAITGSADAPVVTGTGTTASGGFTYVMTGAVANGIVDWSTTGTCIAAAACDENN; this is encoded by the coding sequence ATGACTAACAAAGCACAAAAAGGTTTTACCTTAATTGAATTAATGATCGTTGTTGCGATTATTGGTATTTTAGCAGCAGTAGCATTGCCTATGTATCAAACATATACGCAAAAAGCTCGTTTTTCAGAAGTAACTACTGCGGTAGGGGCGAGAGTTACACAAATTACAGTTTGCGTTCAAACAGGTAGACCTGATTGCTCGGGACCTGGTTCAGAAGGAATTCTAGCCGATATTACTGCAGCTACAGCTACCGATAACACTGCCACTGTTGCAATTACAGGTAGTGCTGATGCACCTGTTGTTACTGGTACTGGGACTACAGCTTCAGGTGGGTTTACTTATGTAATGACAGGTGCTGTAGCTAATGGAATTGTTGACTGGAGCACAACAGGTACTTGTATTGCTGCAGCTGCATGTGATGAAAATAATTAG
- the rplM gene encoding 50S ribosomal protein L13, whose amino-acid sequence MKTFVAKPASVQREWFLVDAEDKTLGRIATEIASRLRGKHKPEYTPHVDTGDYIVVINAEKVRVTGNKAKGKIYYSHTEFPGGLKQISFEKLIEKAPERVLEFAVKGMLPKGPLGREMFRKLKVYAGSEHSHTAQQPQLLEL is encoded by the coding sequence ATGAAAACTTTTGTAGCTAAACCAGCAAGCGTACAACGCGAATGGTTCTTAGTGGACGCCGAAGATAAAACTTTAGGTCGTATCGCTACTGAAATTGCAAGCCGTCTACGCGGTAAGCATAAACCAGAATATACACCTCATGTTGATACTGGCGATTATATCGTTGTTATTAATGCTGAAAAAGTACGTGTAACTGGTAACAAAGCGAAAGGTAAAATTTACTATTCGCATACTGAATTCCCTGGTGGTCTTAAGCAAATTAGCTTTGAAAAGCTAATTGAAAAAGCACCAGAACGTGTTCTTGAATTTGCAGTGAAAGGCATGTTACCTAAAGGTCCTTTAGGTCGTGAAATGTTCCGCAAATTAAAAGTGTATGCAGGCTCTGAGCATTCGCATACTGCACAACAACCACAACTTTTGGAGCTTTAA
- the rpsI gene encoding 30S ribosomal protein S9, whose amino-acid sequence MADNQYYGTGRRKSSTARVFMKAGNGAITINKRDISEYFGRETARMVVRQPLELVEMLEKFDFNISVVGGGISGQAGAIRHGITRALMEFDETLRGGLRAAGFVTRDARKVERKKVGLHKARKKPQFSKR is encoded by the coding sequence ATGGCTGATAATCAATATTACGGTACTGGTCGTCGCAAGAGCTCAACTGCTCGTGTGTTCATGAAAGCTGGTAACGGTGCAATCACAATTAACAAACGTGACATTTCTGAGTATTTCGGACGTGAAACAGCTCGTATGGTTGTTCGTCAACCGTTAGAGTTAGTTGAAATGTTAGAAAAGTTTGACTTTAACATCTCTGTAGTAGGTGGTGGTATTTCTGGTCAAGCTGGCGCGATTCGTCACGGCATTACTCGTGCATTAATGGAGTTTGATGAAACTTTACGTGGCGGTTTACGCGCGGCTGGTTTTGTTACTCGTGATGCTCGTAAAGTTGAACGTAAGAAAGTGGGCTTACACAAAGCACGTAAGAAACCACAATTCTCAAAACGTTAA
- the petA gene encoding ubiquinol-cytochrome c reductase iron-sulfur subunit, giving the protein MSNVPVNNGRRRFLTAATAVVGGAGVVGVAVPFIGSWNPSARAKAAGAPVEVNVGKIEPGQLIRAEWRGKPVYVVRRTEETVSSLAEHDDQLRDPNSEEAQQPSYATNAYRSIKPEFLVALGVCTHLGCAPTYHGGDYEQFVDGVKDGFFCPCHGSKFDMAGRVFQGVPAPLNLMVPEHSFTSEDTLLIGVSEGEA; this is encoded by the coding sequence ATGAGCAATGTGCCTGTAAATAACGGCCGCAGACGCTTCTTAACGGCGGCTACTGCTGTTGTTGGTGGTGCCGGTGTGGTCGGTGTGGCTGTGCCTTTCATTGGTTCTTGGAATCCAAGTGCTCGCGCGAAAGCTGCGGGTGCTCCAGTAGAAGTCAATGTAGGTAAAATAGAGCCAGGTCAATTAATCCGTGCAGAATGGCGTGGTAAACCTGTTTATGTCGTTCGACGTACAGAAGAAACCGTAAGCAGTTTAGCAGAGCATGATGACCAACTACGTGATCCTAATTCTGAGGAAGCACAACAGCCAAGTTATGCCACTAATGCTTATCGTTCTATCAAACCTGAATTTTTAGTTGCTTTAGGGGTATGTACTCATTTAGGTTGTGCTCCAACTTATCATGGCGGCGATTATGAACAGTTTGTTGACGGCGTAAAAGATGGCTTCTTCTGCCCATGTCATGGTAGTAAATTTGATATGGCTGGTCGTGTATTTCAAGGGGTTCCTGCACCATTAAACTTAATGGTTCCTGAGCATTCATTTACCAGTGAAGACACTTTATTAATTGGTGTTAGTGAAGGAGAGGCATAA
- a CDS encoding cytochrome b, giving the protein MLTNFMAWIDKRLPVTDAWNKHVAQYPAPKNFNFWYFFGSLAMLVLVNQILTGVWLTMSYEPSGDGAFASVEYIMRDVDYGWLLRYMHSTGASAFFIVVYLHMMRGLMYGSYQKPRELLWIFGMLIFLVLMAEAFMGYLLPWGNMSYWGAQVIISLFGAIPVIGDDLTLWIRGDYVISGATLNRFFALHVIAMPLVLVILVFLHILALHEVGSNNPEGTDVKKPKGSMKPEELSKFKFHKQYTDKYDIVDAIPFHPYYSVKDIMGVAGFLILFCWVMFFAPEGGGYFMEAPNFEPANGLKTPEHIAPVWYFGPFYTILRVIPDKLLGAVGMFSAIIVLFLVPWFDRGVVKSVKYRSKWHLINLIQFSICFIILGILGTLPATPIANLIGTITTFGYFGFFVALWFYSKNEKCKPVPERVSD; this is encoded by the coding sequence ATGTTAACTAATTTTATGGCTTGGATTGATAAACGATTGCCAGTGACTGATGCTTGGAATAAGCATGTTGCACAATACCCAGCGCCGAAAAACTTCAACTTTTGGTACTTTTTTGGCTCACTAGCCATGCTAGTACTCGTAAACCAAATCTTAACAGGTGTATGGTTAACTATGAGCTACGAACCGTCAGGTGACGGTGCTTTTGCTAGTGTTGAATACATTATGCGTGATGTTGACTACGGTTGGTTGTTACGTTACATGCACTCTACTGGTGCGTCAGCATTCTTTATTGTGGTTTATTTACACATGATGCGTGGCCTAATGTACGGTTCGTATCAAAAACCACGTGAATTGCTATGGATCTTCGGTATGTTGATCTTCTTAGTATTAATGGCTGAAGCATTTATGGGTTACTTATTACCTTGGGGTAATATGTCGTATTGGGGAGCTCAGGTTATTATTTCGCTCTTTGGTGCTATTCCTGTTATAGGTGATGATTTAACACTATGGATTCGTGGTGATTATGTTATTTCTGGTGCTACTTTAAACCGTTTCTTCGCTTTACATGTTATCGCGATGCCATTGGTATTAGTTATTTTAGTGTTTTTACACATTCTTGCTTTACATGAAGTAGGTTCAAACAACCCTGAAGGTACTGATGTTAAAAAACCTAAAGGTAGTATGAAACCTGAAGAACTAAGTAAATTTAAGTTCCATAAGCAATATACAGATAAATACGATATTGTTGATGCGATACCTTTCCACCCGTACTACTCAGTTAAAGATATTATGGGCGTTGCAGGTTTCTTAATTTTATTCTGTTGGGTAATGTTTTTTGCGCCAGAAGGCGGCGGTTACTTTATGGAAGCGCCAAACTTCGAACCTGCTAATGGTTTGAAAACACCTGAGCATATCGCTCCGGTTTGGTATTTTGGTCCTTTCTATACTATTTTACGTGTTATTCCAGACAAGCTATTAGGCGCAGTTGGTATGTTCTCTGCCATTATTGTGTTATTCCTTGTACCTTGGTTTGACCGTGGTGTAGTGAAGTCAGTTAAATATCGTTCTAAATGGCATTTAATTAACTTAATTCAGTTCTCTATATGTTTTATTATTTTAGGTATATTAGGTACTTTACCAGCAACACCTATCGCTAACTTAATTGGTACAATTACTACCTTTGGTTATTTCGGGTTCTTCGTTGCACTTTGGTTCTACTCTAAAAATGAAAAATGTAAGCCAGTACCAGAGAGGGTTTCAGACTAA
- a CDS encoding cytochrome c1, with product MKKLLLILCALVPLFATAAGPSLQLDKANNDLTDKESLKNGFKTYINYCLGCHQLGYQRYNRTFTDLGIDNADGVENYMYTGEKPGDHITNTMPKKEAASWFGTAPPDLTLEARLRSPDWIYTYLRSFYMDDSRPFGVNNKVFKDVGMPHVLQGLQGVSSIDEHGHMTPAMGGSLTTEEYDVVVRDLTNFLEYVGEPSKLERKSLGYKVLIFLFVFFIIAYFLKREYWKDIH from the coding sequence ATGAAAAAATTACTTTTAATTTTATGTGCACTTGTTCCATTATTTGCCACTGCGGCAGGTCCAAGTTTACAACTAGATAAAGCTAATAATGATTTAACAGATAAAGAATCATTAAAAAATGGCTTTAAAACGTATATTAATTATTGTTTAGGTTGTCACCAGTTAGGGTATCAACGTTATAACCGCACCTTTACCGATTTAGGTATTGATAATGCGGATGGTGTTGAAAACTATATGTATACAGGTGAAAAACCTGGTGATCATATCACCAACACTATGCCTAAAAAAGAAGCTGCTAGTTGGTTTGGTACTGCGCCACCTGACTTAACGCTTGAAGCACGTTTACGTAGCCCGGATTGGATATATACTTATTTACGCTCTTTTTATATGGATGATAGCCGTCCATTTGGCGTAAATAACAAAGTATTTAAAGATGTTGGTATGCCGCATGTGCTACAAGGTTTACAAGGTGTTAGCTCAATTGATGAACATGGACATATGACACCTGCGATGGGTGGTAGTTTAACAACAGAAGAGTATGATGTTGTTGTTCGTGATTTAACTAACTTTTTAGAATACGTTGGTGAGCCAAGTAAATTAGAGCGTAAAAGCTTAGGCTACAAAGTGCTAATTTTCTTGTTTGTCTTCTTTATTATTGCTTATTTCCTTAAGAGAGAATACTGGAAAGACATACATTAA
- the sspA gene encoding stringent starvation protein SspA yields MAVAANKRSVMTLFSHADDMYSHQTRIVLAEKGVGVDINYVDLANLPEDLIDLNPYGTVPTLIDRELALYEAKIIIEYLDERFPHPPLMPVYPVSRGRSRLMMHRIEHDWYSLAKIILTGSADKAQKARQELKESLLSVAPILNEAPYFMSEEYSLVDCYLAPLLWRLPAFGIELEGLDGSKELKTYMLRLFERESFQASLTEDERELRFGHPA; encoded by the coding sequence ATGGCCGTAGCAGCAAATAAACGTTCAGTAATGACGTTATTCTCGCATGCTGATGATATGTATAGTCATCAAACACGTATAGTATTAGCAGAAAAAGGTGTCGGTGTTGATATTAATTATGTTGATTTGGCAAACTTACCAGAAGATTTAATTGATTTAAATCCATACGGAACAGTGCCAACATTGATTGATCGTGAATTAGCCCTTTATGAAGCTAAAATTATTATTGAATATTTAGATGAGCGTTTTCCTCATCCACCATTAATGCCTGTTTACCCAGTATCACGTGGCCGTAGTCGCTTAATGATGCACCGCATTGAACATGACTGGTATAGCTTAGCAAAAATCATTTTAACTGGTAGTGCAGACAAAGCACAAAAAGCGCGTCAAGAGTTAAAAGAAAGCTTGTTGAGTGTTGCACCAATTTTAAACGAAGCACCTTACTTTATGAGTGAAGAGTACAGCTTAGTTGATTGTTATTTAGCACCACTATTATGGCGTTTACCCGCTTTTGGTATCGAGCTTGAAGGTCTTGATGGTTCAAAAGAACTAAAAACTTACATGCTACGTTTGTTTGAACGTGAATCATTTCAGGCTTCATTAACTGAAGATGAACGTGAATTACGTTTTGGTCACCCTGCTTAA
- a CDS encoding ClpXP protease specificity-enhancing factor, which translates to MTSNKPYLVGAFYDWISDNDLTPYIVVDVSVYGVLVPMSYVNDGQIVLNIASSAVGSIAMGESAIEFSARFGGKLEHMTVPYGAISAIYAKENGAGTSFAIEHPSDDEINAQDGLITDETETKPKNKPSLSSVSSGDKTAELKKSSKSKASLKVIK; encoded by the coding sequence ATGACTTCTAATAAGCCTTACTTAGTTGGGGCTTTTTATGACTGGATTTCAGATAACGATTTAACCCCTTACATTGTAGTAGACGTAAGTGTGTACGGTGTTTTAGTGCCTATGTCTTATGTTAATGATGGTCAAATTGTACTGAACATTGCATCATCTGCTGTTGGCAGTATTGCTATGGGTGAAAGTGCTATTGAGTTTAGCGCTCGTTTTGGCGGAAAACTCGAACATATGACCGTACCTTATGGCGCAATTTCTGCTATATACGCGAAAGAAAATGGCGCTGGTACTTCATTTGCAATAGAACATCCAAGTGATGATGAGATTAATGCTCAAGATGGTTTGATTACTGATGAGACTGAAACTAAGCCTAAAAATAAGCCGAGTTTGAGTAGTGTTTCGTCTGGTGATAAAACAGCAGAATTGAAAAAGTCGTCAAAAAGTAAAGCTAGTTTAAAAGTTATTAAGTAA
- a CDS encoding BON domain-containing protein: MAILSKITKNQPAKIASVLILLSILQGCAAVTVVAITAGASMATDRRSIGNQIDDQTIQVDAYNRIAKNKALSDNTNLHLTSVNGSVLIIGQAPTTYLKDQAIKIINEVEGVVRVHNQIRIGSITSVTTQTNDIWLTSKVKTALFSDSSVNGKNIKVITENAEVFLMGIVSKKEADAAVNITRNIGGVNKVFKAFEYI; the protein is encoded by the coding sequence ATGGCTATTTTATCTAAAATCACAAAAAATCAACCGGCAAAAATTGCTAGCGTACTTATCCTATTAAGTATTTTACAAGGGTGTGCTGCTGTCACTGTGGTCGCTATTACAGCGGGTGCAAGCATGGCAACGGATCGCCGTAGCATAGGTAATCAAATTGATGATCAAACTATTCAAGTGGATGCTTATAATCGCATAGCTAAAAATAAAGCCTTAAGCGACAATACAAATTTACATCTTACAAGTGTTAACGGCTCAGTATTAATTATTGGCCAAGCGCCAACCACTTATCTTAAAGACCAAGCAATCAAAATCATTAACGAAGTTGAAGGTGTTGTGCGTGTGCATAATCAAATTCGTATTGGCAGCATTACCTCGGTAACTACGCAAACAAATGATATTTGGTTAACATCAAAAGTAAAAACCGCTTTATTTTCTGACAGTAGCGTTAACGGTAAGAACATTAAAGTTATCACAGAAAATGCAGAAGTTTTCTTAATGGGGATAGTATCAAAGAAAGAGGCTGATGCAGCTGTTAATATTACTCGTAACATTGGCGGTGTTAATAAAGTATTTAAAGCGTTTGAATATATTTAG
- a CDS encoding phosphoheptose isomerase, translated as MLEQIQNNFTESIQTQIAATEAISSAIEQAGMMMVQCLLAGNKMLACGNGGSAGHAQHFCSQLLNRFEAERPSLPAISLVSGSVVITSIANDGQYNEVFSKQIRAIGNNGDILIAISTSGNSQNVIKAVESAVSRDMPIIALTGHDGGDIAGLLGEGDVEIRVPSSRTARINEVHLIVLHCLCEIIDTTLFPQSEF; from the coding sequence ATGTTAGAACAGATCCAAAATAATTTTACCGAAAGCATTCAAACCCAAATAGCAGCAACAGAGGCTATTTCTAGCGCTATAGAGCAAGCTGGCATGATGATGGTGCAATGCTTATTAGCGGGTAATAAAATGCTCGCCTGTGGTAATGGTGGCTCGGCTGGGCATGCTCAACACTTTTGTTCTCAATTATTAAATCGTTTTGAAGCAGAGCGACCAAGTTTGCCTGCTATATCACTCGTGTCAGGTAGTGTAGTAATAACATCTATCGCCAACGACGGGCAATATAATGAAGTATTCTCCAAACAAATTCGTGCAATAGGTAATAACGGGGACATTTTAATTGCTATTTCAACCAGCGGAAACTCTCAGAACGTGATTAAAGCTGTTGAAAGTGCGGTATCTAGGGATATGCCTATCATTGCATTAACAGGGCACGACGGTGGTGATATCGCAGGTTTGTTGGGTGAAGGTGATGTTGAAATTAGAGTACCTTCATCTAGAACTGCTCGCATCAATGAAGTTCATCTCATTGTGCTGCACTGTTTGTGCGAGATAATCGATACAACCCTATTCCCACAATCGGAGTTTTGA
- a CDS encoding YraN family protein gives MAWNKAPTSQSKGKATEAFAQQYLIQQGLLFIDKNVHSRQGEIDLIMKDGDTLVFVEVKYRKNNYYGGAISAVSQSKQQKIKHCVAFFLHKANLNEYNTPCRFDVVALEGDINQPQVTWLKNAF, from the coding sequence TTGGCATGGAATAAAGCGCCAACAAGTCAAAGTAAGGGCAAAGCAACAGAAGCATTTGCTCAACAGTATTTAATCCAACAAGGTTTGCTTTTTATAGATAAAAACGTTCACTCCCGACAGGGAGAAATAGATCTTATTATGAAAGATGGTGATACACTCGTCTTTGTTGAAGTAAAATATCGTAAAAACAACTATTATGGCGGTGCTATTTCGGCCGTTTCCCAGTCAAAACAACAAAAAATTAAACATTGTGTTGCATTTTTTCTGCATAAAGCCAACTTAAATGAATATAATACCCCTTGTAGGTTTGACGTTGTTGCCTTAGAAGGTGATATTAATCAACCACAAGTTACTTGGCTGAAGAATGCTTTTTAG